Below is a window of Polyangiaceae bacterium DNA.
TCGAGTGTGGAGCAGCGTGAGCGACGAGCCGGGCACGCGTGTGATCTGGGTCTCCCGACGCCGCTCGCCCAGGCCGTCGCTCTGGCTGTCCATGCCCTGCCAGTCGGGTGTGCGCTCGAAATCCCGAACCTCGCGGTGCGGCGGATTGGGCAGCGCAGCGTGGAGCGGAGCGCTGACACAAGCCTCGACGCGCCACGCCCCGCAGGTCGCGATCTGTTCCAGGCTCTCGCTCTTGGCGAGGAAGAGCTCCGCGCGCGCGTGGGTCGAGCTCTTGCAGACGCCCGCTTCGGCCACGAGCCAGAACGTCGCTTCGAGCTCGAGGTCCGGCAGCGCTCGAAAGCCGAGGAGGCGCCGCTCCTCGGGCGATCGGTCGAAGCAGGATGCGTCCGGAACGAGCGCCGCCTTGGCGCTGACGACGACGGGACGAACGTGCGCGCTCGGAGGCGGCACGGCTTCCGCAGCGGCTGGCCGGGCTTTGGCGACCTCGACGTGGGCGGGCTTGTTCGTGCTCGGCGGGGGAGCGCAGGCAGCGAAGAGCAACAGCGCCGGCACGACCCACCTCATCACCGCGCAGCCTATCAGCACTTCGTTCCCGCCCAGCGCTCCAGCTCGCCGAAGGGATCGAGCACGCCGGTGAGCAGACCGCGCCAGGTGCGGTCGCCGATGCCCCGCGCGAGCCGCCAGCCCTGGTAGCGGGCCTCGCCGAGCACGAGCCCCGCGGCTGGCGTGTACCAGAGATCGAGGGCGCTCGGGCGCACGCCGTTCGCTTCGAAGCCGTACTCCCAGACGGTGCTGCCGATGGCCGTGAAGGCCAGGGCGGGCAGGACGCCGTGGTGACAGGTGCGCGCGCGCAGGTAGAGCTCGCTGCCGAAGAGCGCGTGGCCGATCGAGTTGACCCACCAGGGGTCGCCGTCCCACTCGAAGGCGCGCCGCGACGAGTCCCACTTCGGCGGTTGCGTGTACGCAGCCTCGTAGCTCCGGCCCATACGCGCGAGATCGGTGTCGGCGAAGGGCTCGGGCCAGATCACCGCCTCGCCGAGGCGCATCGTGGACATGAGCCCCAGGGCGTGCAGCGAGGGGATGGTCCAGGACTGCTCGTCGGCCACGGCTGCCGGTGCCTCCACCGGGCCCGAGAGGAGCAACACCCAGAGCGCCGGGCTCACGCGGCCACCGCGATGAGCTCCGCGCGGGCGCGCTCGCCGTCGGTCTCCAGACACACGTGGTAGCGGAGCTCCTGCTCGATGCGGGGCACGCGCGCCGCGTTGACGTAGAGCACTCCGTCGGACTCGAGCAGCCACTTGCGCTCGCCGCCGCCCTTCAAGCGGTGGTGCATGTGCCCGGCGGCGACCGCGAGCACGCGTTTGCCGGCGCGCCTGGCGTGCTCGATGGCGGCGCGCAGATCGGCGTCGCCGAAGTCGCCCTCCTGGCGCCGGAAGTCGCAGCCCCAGATGTCGTGGCGCCGCGCGCCGAGGCCGCTCGGGCCGTTGTGGGCCACGAAGATCAGGCGCTCGTGCGGCGCCTCGTCCACCAGCCGGCAGAGCCGGTCCGCCGAAGCCGTGAGCGAGCGCACGCCGTACACCTCTTCGAGGTAGCTCGCGAAGGCGAAGAAGTCGCCGCCCTGCGAGTGGGGGCGCCCGGTGATGACGCTCAGCGCGAGGGTCTCGCGCCGGACCTCGTGCAGGCTGTAGCCCGCGAGCGGCACGGGCGCGAGCGCCTGACGCAGATCGCGGCAGCGGCGGCGCTGGCCGCGCCCGAGCACGGCCGCGAGTCGCCGGCGTTCGAAGGTCTCGGCGGCCAGGTGCGGCAGGCTCACGCCGTCGTGATTGCCGGGGATGACGAAGGCTGGTGTCCTGAGACGAGCGATGCTCGTGGCTACTCCGAGGGCATTTTGCCGGTAGCCCGCCAGATCACCGACGAACGCCACCAGATCGTAGTCCGCCGCGTCCAGGAGCTCCACGTCGCGGTCGTCCCAGCGCAGGTGGACGTCCCCGACGACGGCGATGCGGATGGCGGACCGTGGTACTTTCGCGCTTGCCATGGCCGCTTCGAAGAACGAGATCGTCATCTACCACAACCCGCGCTGCTCCAAGAGCCGGCAGGCCCTGGAGCTCTTGCGCGAGCGCGGCAAGGAGCCGAAGGTGGTCGAGTACCTGAAGGACGCGCCGAGCGCCGCCCGGATCAAGGAGCTCATCGATCTGCTCGGCGTTCCGCCCCACGAGCTCTTGCGCAAGGGCGAGGCCCCCTACAAGGAGCTCGGCCTGTCGAAGGAGTCCAGCCGTGCCGAGGTCGCGAAGGCCATCGCCGAGTTTCCCATCTTGCTCGAGCGACCGGTGGTGGTCGCCGGCAAGCGCGCGGTCATCGCGCGTCCGCCGGAGCGAGCGCTGGAGCTACTCTGACGGGCTCGACGACACCGGCTGCTTCAGCTTGCCGCTGCACAGCCACTCGCAGCCGCAGACCATGAACTTGTGCCCGCTCTCGGAGCAGGCGTCCTGATAGGCGGCGCTGGTCTCGGGAGGTGTGCAGTCCTTCTGCTCCGGGGCGCAGGACTTCTCGCGGTTTTGGGCGTCGTAGCCCTTCTTACCGCTGGTCACGTTGCCCGTGCACACCGTGCTGCACCCGCACTGCATCACGCGGAAACCGGCGAGCTTGCACTTGTCCTTGAACTCGATGGGGACGTCGCTCGGGGCGCAGCTCTTCTCCGGCGGCGTGCAGGTGAGCTGCTTCCCGCTCACGTCGTACACGCTCTGTCCCGCCATGCGATCCTTCGGCACCTCGAGCGGCGCAGGATTTGCCGGGGGTGTGCTGGCACCGGGACTGCCGCCGCCACCGCCGCAGGCGACGAGCGCGAAAGCGAAGAGCAGAGTCGGGCGCGGGTGGCGAGGAGACATGTCCCTTCGCTACTATCCCGTCGCCGGTGCGCCGTCATCCCCTCTCGTTCGCGCTCGTCGGTGCCTCGCTCGTGTGTAGCGCTCCCACTCGTGGCGACGAGACGCCGTCCCTCGCCCTGAGTCCCGCGCCCGCGGGCGAGCCGACGCTCTTCACCGAGCCGGCCCAGGTCCGAGGCGACGCGCACCTGCGCGCGCGGCTGCTCGGGGTCTTCGCCAGCCAGCCGCTCGTGCTCCAGAACCAGGACCAGGAATTCGACCGCGTCGTCGAGCGCCAGCTCTGGCTGCACACGCTGGTGTCGTTTGCCTTCCGGCACCGCTACCAGCTCTCCCTCGACGTGCCCTTGCTGCTCTCGCAGGCGACGGGCGCCGCGCCGCCGCACGGCAACACCGCCGCCCGCCCGCTGGAAGAGACGCTGCTCGGCGACGTCCGCTTCGGAGCGCGCGCCAAGCTCCTGGGTCCGGCCGGGGAAGGTGAGCACCTGGCGCTCGCGGCGGCGGTGGCGCTGCCCACAGGCAAGGACTACGCGGGGGACGGCGGCCTCGGCGGACGCCTGGCGCTGCTCGCGGACGGCCAGTACTCGCGCTGGCTTTGGGCCGCCGACGCCGGCTTCCGCCTCCGGCCAGGGACGCGGCTGCCGGGCATCGTGCCGACGCGGGTCGGCAGCGAGCTCACGGCCAGCGTCGCGCAGAGCACCTTCGTGGACGAGGGAAAGACCGTCGCGCTCGGCAGCGAGCTCGCCGCGTTCTTCACCGTGGGCGAGGGCGCCAAGCTCCTCGACCCACACGCCACGCGCGCGCACTTCCTGATCCAGGCGCGCTATCGACCCCTCACCGAGCTCGAGCTCGGCGCCGGCGTCGGACCTGATCTGGGCCAGGCGGCGGGCGCGGCGGACTTCCGCGCGCTCGCCTTCGTGGGCTTCTCGCCGGAGCAGGCTCCACCGCCGCCGGATCGCGACGACGATCGCGTCCCCGATCGCGTCGATGCCTGCATCGACCTGCCCGGGGTCCCCTCGCAGGATCCGCTGATGAACGGCTGCCCGGAGGTGCCGCCGGACTTCGACGCCGACGAGATCCCCGATCAGTTCGACGCCTGCCCGAAGGAGCCTGGGATCCCGACCGGCGATCGCCGAACGCACGGCTGCCCGAAGCTCGTGGACAGCGACGGCGACGGCATCGTCGATCGCGTGGACGCCTGCCCCGAGGACAAGGGCGTCCCGAGCGCGGACAAGAAGAGGCACGGCTGTCCTCCGCCGCCTCCGCCGCCCCCGCCGGTCGCACACGTCGAAGCAGAGCAGGTCGTGATCTCCGAGCAGGTGCAGTTCGAGCACGGCACGGCGGTGCTCCGACCCGAGAGCGACGGCATCCTGAGCGAGGTAGCGAAGGTCCTGGCCGAGCACCCCGAGCTCGAGCTGATCGAGGTCGCGGGCCACACCGACGACACCGGCACGCCGGCCATCAACGACAAGCTGAGCGCCGAGCGCGCCGAGAGCGTGGTGAAGTGGCTGGTGGATCACGGCACGGCCGCCGCGCGCCTCAGCGCCAAGGGCTACGGGCAGACCGCGCCCATCGCCGACAACGGGAGCGAAGAGGGCCGCGCAAAGAACCGGCGCGTCGAGTTCCGGATCCTGAAGCGCGCGCCGAAGGAGCCGGCACCTTGAGGCGCTCGGTCCTCGCGCTCATCGCGCTGCTGGTCTCCGCGGAGCTCCGCGCCGAGCCCGGCACGAGCGAGCTCGGCCCCGGGGTGCTGAAGCTCCCGGTGCTGGAGCGCAAGGCGGAGCAAGGGATCCTGACCCCGGTGCCGATCACGGTGGCGCTGCCGGCGGAGCTCGCCGCGCGGGCGGCCCGCGTCCTGGTCCACTACCGGGTCTGGGGCGATCCCGACTGGACGACGCTCGCGCTCTCGCGTCGCGGCAAGGCCTGGACCGGCGCCATCCCTTGCCTGGAGGTGAGCACCGTCACCGGCGACGTCCGCTACTACGTCCGGGTTCACGACGCGGAAGGGAGCGTCCTCGCCAGCGCCGGCTCCCGCGTGAGGCCCTTCAAGGTCACGGTGCTCCACGACACGATGCTCGGCCGCGGCGCGCAGAAGAAGGCGCGCTGCCCCGACCCCTCGGACTGTCCGCGGGGGCTCCCGGGTTGTCCCAGCGAAGCCGTCAAGGAGATCCCCTGCAAGTCGGATCGGGACTGCGAGGGCGCCTCGACCTGCAGCTGGCGCGGCTTCTGCGAGCTGGTCCCGCGCAAGCGGAGCTGGCTCTCCCTCGGCGTGGAGCAAGATCTCGGCTTGGTCTCCACCACCGGCGCGTGCTCGATCCAGGCCCAGGAGAACGAGGGCACCGCGTGCTTCCGGGAGTCGGACGGCGCCAACTACACGAGCTACCCGGTCTACACCAACGAGCCGCTGGGCCCGGCGCGAGGCCCGACCCGGCTGCTGATCGGCTACGAGCGCCTGGTCTACTACGACACGAGCTTCGGCCTGCGCGCGGGCATGGCCATCGCGGGCGAGGGGCCCACGCTGCGCGGGGCCGCGGCGTTCGTGCCCTGGTCGCTCGCGCTCCGCGCCACACGCTGGTTCGGCGAAGACCCCTTCGCCCGCGCCGGCTGGCGCCCGTATGCGTTCCTCACCGCGGGCTACGCGCAGTTCGATCTGGTCACCAGCGTCAGCGTGCGCGAGGACCCGACCCGCTTCTCGTACCAGGGTGACAACGACCTCGAGCAGGATCTCGAGCTCTGGAAGCGCGCCGGCGACGGCTTCGCCGGCATCGGCGCGGGCGTCGCCTTCGCGCCCACTGGCGACACGATGCTCGGCGCCGAGCTCGCCTTGGTGCAGGTGTTTCCCTTCAGCGCCACGGTGATCACGCCGACGCTGTCTTGTGCAGTGGGGTTCTGACGATGACGAAGCTGAAAGCCCGACCCGCGGCCCTGGCCATTCTCCTGGCGGGTGCCTGCGCGAGCCCGCGTGCGCCGGACGCGAAGCCAGCACCCGCGGAGCTGCCACCAGCTGCGGCCGCGACGCTCGACGCGCCCGCGCCGGAGCCTGCACCCCCCGCGGCCGTCGCGCCCAAACCGAAGCCCGTGCAGCTGGCGCTCGGCGAGGACCACTCCTGCCTGGTGTACGCCGACGGTGGGGTCGCCTGCTGGGGGCTGAATCGCTCGAACGCTACGGGCGCTGGCGGCGACGTCGAGCTCGTGCCGGCGCCGACGCGTGTGCCTGGGGTCGAGAGCGCGGCGCAGGTCAGCGTGGGCTTCGAGCACAGCTGCGCGGCGCTGCGGGACGGACGGCTTCAGTGCTGGGGCGCGGCGCACCACCTGGTCGGCGACGATCCCG
It encodes the following:
- a CDS encoding DUF3943 domain-containing protein, whose amino-acid sequence is MSPALWVLLLSGPVEAPAAVADEQSWTIPSLHALGLMSTMRLGEAVIWPEPFADTDLARMGRSYEAAYTQPPKWDSSRRAFEWDGDPWWVNSIGHALFGSELYLRARTCHHGVLPALAFTAIGSTVWEYGFEANGVRPSALDLWYTPAAGLVLGEARYQGWRLARGIGDRTWRGLLTGVLDPFGELERWAGTKC
- a CDS encoding metallophosphoesterase gives rise to the protein MASAKVPRSAIRIAVVGDVHLRWDDRDVELLDAADYDLVAFVGDLAGYRQNALGVATSIARLRTPAFVIPGNHDGVSLPHLAAETFERRRLAAVLGRGQRRRCRDLRQALAPVPLAGYSLHEVRRETLALSVITGRPHSQGGDFFAFASYLEEVYGVRSLTASADRLCRLVDEAPHERLIFVAHNGPSGLGARRHDIWGCDFRRQEGDFGDADLRAAIEHARRAGKRVLAVAAGHMHHRLKGGGERKWLLESDGVLYVNAARVPRIEQELRYHVCLETDGERARAELIAVAA
- the arsC gene encoding arsenate reductase (glutaredoxin) (This arsenate reductase requires both glutathione and glutaredoxin to convert arsenate to arsenite, after which the efflux transporter formed by ArsA and ArsB can extrude the arsenite from the cell, providing resistance.) yields the protein MAASKNEIVIYHNPRCSKSRQALELLRERGKEPKVVEYLKDAPSAARIKELIDLLGVPPHELLRKGEAPYKELGLSKESSRAEVAKAIAEFPILLERPVVVAGKRAVIARPPERALELL
- a CDS encoding OmpA family protein, with translation MRRHPLSFALVGASLVCSAPTRGDETPSLALSPAPAGEPTLFTEPAQVRGDAHLRARLLGVFASQPLVLQNQDQEFDRVVERQLWLHTLVSFAFRHRYQLSLDVPLLLSQATGAAPPHGNTAARPLEETLLGDVRFGARAKLLGPAGEGEHLALAAAVALPTGKDYAGDGGLGGRLALLADGQYSRWLWAADAGFRLRPGTRLPGIVPTRVGSELTASVAQSTFVDEGKTVALGSELAAFFTVGEGAKLLDPHATRAHFLIQARYRPLTELELGAGVGPDLGQAAGAADFRALAFVGFSPEQAPPPPDRDDDRVPDRVDACIDLPGVPSQDPLMNGCPEVPPDFDADEIPDQFDACPKEPGIPTGDRRTHGCPKLVDSDGDGIVDRVDACPEDKGVPSADKKRHGCPPPPPPPPPVAHVEAEQVVISEQVQFEHGTAVLRPESDGILSEVAKVLAEHPELELIEVAGHTDDTGTPAINDKLSAERAESVVKWLVDHGTAAARLSAKGYGQTAPIADNGSEEGRAKNRRVEFRILKRAPKEPAP